Proteins from a genomic interval of Thunnus thynnus chromosome 5, fThuThy2.1, whole genome shotgun sequence:
- the LOC137183667 gene encoding hyaluronidase PH-20-like, whose amino-acid sequence MNKVKLFDEKQHFLSVVIATLALLCSSYALPRTDPPIRPDLPFLFMWNAPTELCNIRFGMPLDLSYFDFVSSTLKTATNQSISIFYTDRFGIFPYVDEDTGEMYDEGLPQLVDLQEHHELAEDDIEYYIPADQPGLAVLDFEEWRPQWIRNWGSKDIYRQISIETVKKKNATLTDDEAEDRAKIVFERAAKRYFIRSIRIGKRLRPNRLWGYYLYPDCYNYDYNKDMDGFTGECPAIEYNRNDELLWLWRESTALFPSIYLELVLRDSQQARLFVRYRIQEAMRVSTLPNSSYSIPVYAYIRPVYKDSVDDYMSEFDLVNTIGEAAALGAAGVVSWGDMNVTDSEDSCFDARQHLEQVMNPYILNVSTATQLCSDALCQGRGRCVRKRWNDDVFLHLDPRRYRIQRQRLGAPLTVSGGLSQDDIDWFDRNFDCMCYSEEPCRSVLTLNVIEEAVINPRSRSAGCRTSDRSRLLLLGMIILCLKYVVM is encoded by the exons ATGAACAAAGTCAAACTATTCGATGAGAAACAACATTTCCTCTCTGTCGTCATCGCCACGTTGGCCCTGTTGTGCTCCAGCTACGCCTTACCGAGGACGGACCCTCCCATCCGTCCCGACCTCCCCTTCCTCTTCATGTGGAACGCTCCGACCGAGCTGTGCAACATCCGCTTCGGCATGCCCCTCGACCTCTCCTACTTCGACTTCGTCAGCAGCACGCTGAAAACGGCGACCAACCAGAGCATCTCCATATTCTACACCGACCGCTTTGGCATCTTCCCCTACGTGGACGAAGACACCGGCGAGATGTACGATGAAGGCCTGCCGCAGCTGGTAGACCTGCAGGAGCATCACGAGCTGGCGGAGGATGACATTGAGTACTACATCCCCGCCGACCAGCCGGGCCTCGCCGTGCTCGACTTCGAGGAGTGGAGGCCGCAGTGGATCCGAAACTGGGGCAGCAAAGACATCTACCGACAGATTTCCATCGAAACGGTCAAGAAGAAGAACGCGACGTTGACCGATGATGAGGCGGAGGACCGGGCGAAGATCGTCTTCGAACGCGCAGCCAAGAGGTACTTTATCCGATCCATCCGCATCGGGAAGAGGCTGAGGCCCAACAGACTGTGGGGTTACTACCTGTACCCCGACTGCTACAACTATGACTACAACAAGGACATGGACGGCTTCACCGGAGAGTGTCCCGCCATCGAGTACAACAGGAATGACGAGCTGCTGTGGCTCTGGAGAGAGTCCACGGCGCTCTTTCCCTCCATCTACCTGGAGCTGGTGCTCAGAGACTCCCAGCAGGCCCGACTGTTCGTCCGCTATCGCATCCAGGAGGCCATGAGGGTGTCAACGCTCCCCAACAGCTCCTACTCCATCCCCGTCTACGCCTACATCCGCCCCGTGTACAAGGACAGCGTTGACGACTACATGTCAGAg TTTGATCTGGTCAACACTATCGGAGAAGCTGCTGCTCTCGGCGCCGCTGGTGTTGTTTCTTGGGGAGACATGAACGTCACCGACTCTGAG GATTCCTGCTTTGACGCTCGACAGCACCTGGAGCAGGTCATGAACCCGTACATCCTGAACGTCTCCACGGCGACGCAGCTGTGCAGTGACGCGCTCTGCCAGGGCCGAGGTCGCTGTGTGAGGAAGCGCTGGAACGACGACGTCTTCCTCCACCTCGACCCGCGCCGTTACAGGATCCAGCGGCAAAGGCTCGGCGCCCCGCTCACTGTGAGCGGCGGCCTCTCGCAGGACGACATCGACTGGTTCGACCGCAACTTTGACTGCATGTGCTACAGCGAGGAGCCGTGCCGATCAGTCCTGACGCTCAACGTCATCGAGGAGGCCGTCATCAACCCACGGAGTCGCTCTGCTGGATGCCGCACTTCTGACAGGTCCCGCCTCCTCCTGCTGGGGATGATAATACTCTGTCTGAAGTATGTCGTgatgtaa